Below is a genomic region from Alphaproteobacteria bacterium.
GACCCAAGGCCAAGGTGGTTGAAATTCCAGGGTGCGGTCATGCGCCGGCCCTCATGGCGCCCGAGCAGATCGACATCGTGCGCGGCTTCCTGCTTGGACAAACGTGAAGCCCGTTCGTCACGGAGTTTCAAGATTGCGAGGACTCCGTCGTTTGGCCGTTCAGCCCTTCTTGAGGAGTTTCGCGGCCTCGACACCCAGGTAGGTCAGGATGCCGTCCGCGCCTGCTCGCTTGAAGCCCAGCAAAGATTCGAGGATCACCCGGTCGTTGTCGAGCCACCCGTTCCCGGCCGCCGCCTTGAGCATCGCGTATTCGCCCGACACCTGATAGACGAAAGTCGGGACTTTGAACGCGTCCTTCACGCGCCGGACGATGTCGAGATAGGGCATGCCGGGCTTTACCATCACCATATCCGCACCCTCGGCGAGGTCGAGAGCAACTTCGCGCAACGCCTCGTCGGAATTGGCCGGGTCCATCTGGTAAGTTCGTTTGTCGCCCTTGAGCGCCTTGAGCGAGCCGGTTGCGTCTCGAAATGGCTCGTAGAAAGCCGACGCATATTTCGCGGCGTAGGACATGATCCGCACATTCTCGAAGCCAGCACCGTCGAGCGCCGCGCGGATGGCACCCACGCGCCCGTCCATCATGTCGGATGGCGCGATGATGTCGCAGCCCGCCTTCGCCTCGACCAGCGCCTGGCGGCACAGCACCTCGACACTTTCGTCGTTCGTCACATAGCCATCTTTGATCAGCCCATCATGGCCGTGGCTCGTGTAAGGGTCGAGGGCGACATCGCAGAGGACGCCGATATGGGGAAAAGCCTTCTTGACCGCGCGGACCGTCCGGCAAACGAGATTGTCCGGATTGAGGGCCTCACTTCCCCGCTCGTCCTTCAGCTTCGCATCCGTATAGGGAAAGAGAGCAACGCATGGAATGCCGAGTTCAGCCGCCTCGGCAACCGCCTCGACCGCGGCATCGACGGAGAGCCGGTTGACTCCCGGCATAGCAGCCACGGGCTCCCGCAGGCCCTTGCCATCGCGGATGAAGACCGGCCAAATGAGATCGTCGGCGGTGAGCCTGGTCTCGGCGACGAGCCGTCGTGTCCAAGCGTCGACGCGATTGCGGCGCAGGCGCACGCGCGGAAAGGCGCCGTGCGGGACGGCCGGCGCCTCCGCAACACCGACTCGACCGACCACAAGCCGGTCGGCTTTTGGAGGTTTCGTTGTTTCGTTCATAGCCGGAGAATCGCATAGAACGATGCATACTGCCAGGGGGCAGAATGCCGTATGCGGCTTCGTTGACAGGCCATTGCCCCCCGATATGATCGGCGCGGCCGACGCGAGCGGAGACCCACAATGGATTTCGAGCCAAGCGAGGAACAACGGGCCTTCCAGGACATGGCGCGGCAATTCGCTCGGGACGAGTTGGCACCGCATGCCGCGCGTTGGGATGACGAAAAGATCTTCCCCGAGGAGAGTTTGAGAAAGGCGGCAGCACTCGGGTTCGGCGGCATCTATGTTCGCGACGACGTGGGCGGGGCCAACCTCAGCCGGCAGGATGCCGCCATTATCTTCGAGGAACTGGCCGCCGGCTGCACCTCGACCGCCGCCTATATCTCAATTCACAACATGGCGTGCTGGATGATCGACCGTTTCGGCTCCGACGCACAGCGCCGCCGGTGGCTTCCCAAGCTGATGACCATGGATCATTTTGCGAGCTACTGCCTGACAGAGCCCGGGTCGGGATCTGACGCTGCGTCGCTACGCACCCGCGCTGAGCCCAACGGCGGCCATTATGTGCTCGACGGCAGTAAGGCATTCATCTCGGGTGGCGGTCGCAGCGACGTGTATGTCGTCATGGCCCGCACGGGCGGTGCTGGCTCGAGTGGTATTTCGGCTTTTGTGGTCGAGGCCGGCGCGCCGGGTCTCTCCTTCGGCAAGCAGGAAAGAAAGCTTGGCTGGAATTCCCAGCCGACCGCGATGGTGACATTTGCGGATTGCAAGGTGCCGGCCGAGAATCGCCTGGGCGGGGAGGGCGAGGGCTTCAAGATCG
It encodes:
- the hemB gene encoding porphobilinogen synthase, with translation MNETTKPPKADRLVVGRVGVAEAPAVPHGAFPRVRLRRNRVDAWTRRLVAETRLTADDLIWPVFIRDGKGLREPVAAMPGVNRLSVDAAVEAVAEAAELGIPCVALFPYTDAKLKDERGSEALNPDNLVCRTVRAVKKAFPHIGVLCDVALDPYTSHGHDGLIKDGYVTNDESVEVLCRQALVEAKAGCDIIAPSDMMDGRVGAIRAALDGAGFENVRIMSYAAKYASAFYEPFRDATGSLKALKGDKRTYQMDPANSDEALREVALDLAEGADMVMVKPGMPYLDIVRRVKDAFKVPTFVYQVSGEYAMLKAAAGNGWLDNDRVILESLLGFKRAGADGILTYLGVEAAKLLKKG
- a CDS encoding isobutyryl-CoA dehydrogenase, producing MDFEPSEEQRAFQDMARQFARDELAPHAARWDDEKIFPEESLRKAAALGFGGIYVRDDVGGANLSRQDAAIIFEELAAGCTSTAAYISIHNMACWMIDRFGSDAQRRRWLPKLMTMDHFASYCLTEPGSGSDAASLRTRAEPNGGHYVLDGSKAFISGGGRSDVYVVMARTGGAGSSGISAFVVEAGAPGLSFGKQERKLGWNSQPTAMVTFADCKVPAENRLGGEGEGFKIAMLGLDGGRLNIAACSIGGARACLEAAREHLSVREQFGRKLAEFQALQFRYADMATELEAARLMVRRAACLLDARHRDATLHCAMAKRFATDVAFTVCNESLQLHGGYGYLKDYPIERYLRDVRVHQILEGTNEIMRVIIARRLLGQ